ATGATAAAATACTTCATTTACTCAGGGATACTAAGTTTTCAAAGCCTGGAAGCAAGCACTGAACTTAGAAAAATACCCATTTTCTTGATTCTGTTGCTTACTGGCTATTTGAGTTTGTtatttaaacttcaaaaacaaCTGTATTTTTGTATGCATACTAGAAGTAGTAATTCTTATGTCAACATATGCATCCTTATGCATAGTTTGATTCAACCAGATTTGATATAcaaattttgattttcttaagttttaaatgcatgaaaaataatgtatacttATGCAtatggggcagagagggagactCAATGAACTTCCGTGTGTGCAGATGAAGCCAGGTCTAAACAATCTGTAAATATTCAgtgacaaggaaaagaaaagaatggtgaACAGGGTGAAGGCTTTGCTGTACTTTGAGTGCTCTCTTCGTCTGGTTTTCCCATCTCTTTTTCACTTAATCATGCCAAGGTTACGATTAAGAgaatcttttttaatcttttctttacGTTGTTTTCTGTTCCCCAACCATCTATCCCAGCAACATTAGACTCAAGAAACAAGTACATTTGCACCAATTACAACAATAAAGTCATGGATTTTACTGACCTATCTATCCTGCACACCTAGGATCTTGAAAATGGTCCATACTTGGAATGTAAATGCCCTTATTTGGTTGTCTTTGTCCTACCTCATCTCAGATTTTTCTAAAAGCTAACCTAAAATGATTACAGGCTAAATCAGTTTCCCTCCTGTTCTTCGGAAAGCTGGACGAGCACAGAGCAGTCAGTTTCTGAACTGCTCCGACTGTAGCCTTTTTGGGCCTCCAGGGCAATGCTGCCTGAGACAAGATAAGGTAAAGGTGGAAAGTAAACACCCAGGGGAAGCAGGGACATCACCATGGACAGGGGCTTAGCAACATTCGTCCTGGGTCTGTTGAGAAACGCCTTTGGGAATACAATGACTTAGAGCTTTCAAAGACCTATTAATTTCTGCGTTGTCACTTAGGTTTCTATTCTGTTCTTCCCAACCAAATTTGCTTTAGGCATAGGCATAAAACAGATGATTCCTAGGGCCTGAATACCTGTATTGGCTTTTgtaggaattttaaaacattttctgtttattttttagtaagtTAGTATTGAGTCATTAAATGGGCATTCAAAGTTCATAGCCTGCTTTCCTGGGGCATAAAGACCTACTTCTTCTGGCATGGCTGATAATTTTAATGCATATTTGTAGTCCACTTCCCTTGCAAACCTGAAGAAGTTTTAAGATGTGTTGagatttccagaatattttcagaGAATGAATCTGGCTGTGTTTGATACTGGTTTGTAATTCTGTACATTTTATTGCAGATTTTTATACTGAAGATAAATTGGCAGAGTGAATATCTGGGGTAGAATTCTTTCTAGTGCATCCTAATACTGGCCTGATAACCACTCAGATCTGATGGTAGTAAATTATCCATGTCACCTTGGTTTGGGAAGGGCCCCACCAACCATGTGCTAAGCTAAttatattatctttatatttactctatataattttatttaaaggttACAATTTTACAGCGTATGATAATTTGataactataaaaatgttttaccaTATTGTAGTTTTAATTGTGCCTTATATATAAGCAAAGTTCTTGATAACAGCAATAGAGttaaagttaaaacattttctaattgacAGTGAATTTTATTGTCTCCCAATCTTGTGTTTATATGCATTTCTTTATATTACTATTAAGAAAAATCCAGTTTACACTTGAATATCTACAAATATAAAGAATTTCCTATATTTCAAAACATCTGTCATCCTGAAATAGACTAGTTTCATTGGAATTAACTAAGGTAAGTTTATAGCATGCTACATTCTGATACATTAAAAAGAAGTTTGATAtgcagtggaaattttaatttaaatataagagCTTCTACTATTATGCTAATAGCCTAAACCAAAAGGGACtcaaattttattaagtttattactaccaaaaagtaaagtaaatgcTTGACTATGTTTTTCTAATGCAAAAAAATCTAGCTAGTGAGTAAGATTAAACATTCCTTAAGAGGAACAATCCCATCAAACCAGCTTAAAGGTTTACACTAATAGAAAGTTGAAATTAAAGTTTATGTGGTCAGTTATTAAAACCGTGTTGGGAATTTttggacttttttctttatttttccttttatgttaatTGTATATATGTGCAAGACAATTTCTGCACTAATCACTAAAGAGAAGAGATTGTATGTAACAGAAAAGTGTGCGTTGTGTACCACATCGTCACTGCGGTATTTCACATTACCTCATGTAGTCCTCATTAGAAATGTGGATTATGTTATGATGCCATAattgtaaaatgagtaaaatgaagCTTGAAGAGATTAAGTATTTAATTCAAGGATGACACTGGCCAGTTTCCTTAGCATTCCTTAGTGTTTCCACGACTTTCTCTGTTGCCACTGTGCTAGCCATGCTTTCAGTGATACCTTTAGTTTTGACTTTaatttttacatagttttccttAGTATCTCTGTGATCAAAATGTAGTTTATATGACAGTAattctcctctcccttttccctctgctaACTCTGATGATATAGCAAGTTCCCTCAGATTACAGGATGGGAGATTTAAGAGCTTTTGTAGATAAAATGCCAATGATGATCTAGAAACCAAACAAGAATCTTGACATAAGAAATTTGCATTTAgctaaaactgaaagaaaattaactcaaagtgctTTAGAATCAGTGAGTTCTCGAATGCATATTTCTATGAAATACTTTGTATCTCTTTACATACCTAAATATTCAGAAGACAAACTGAGTGTCTGATAACCCAACATCCTGCCGCCTTCTTCTACTCAGATGGGAATTCAAAATCATGTTTCCATTGCTGCCCTCCACGACACCCTTCCGACGTCCCTTCCAGCAGTCAGATATGAAATGTAGCCCCGAGTGAGGGGGAATCAGACGTGTTGTCTCGTATTCACAGTGTGTTATCTTCCAGCCCCGAGAAATGGCTTAGATTCTCTTGATAAGAGTCTCCTCTTCTTAAAATCAGAGATTCAGATTAGTCAGGTGGTTTCTACTTGTAAATTGTTCACAGTCTACTTTACAATCTTTACACCAAATTGTTTTAGGTAGacaaattatcttaaaaattaacattatttttatctgATTCACAAAACATCAGTTTCAGTTGCAGTAAGTAGAAGACAAGTGGAGCCTCAGCCCCTCTAAACCTTTTCAGGGCTCACATTAGTTAAGGTTAACCGAAGAGCAACACTCTGTGACTGGCGGCTATTCTTAACATAGGAACAAATTGAAAATCATCCCTTAGCGAATTTAGACTTttgaattcaatttaaaatagagTTGATGTTCCACAGTacagagcattttttaaatgccaccTGTTAACTCTATGACACCTCTTACTAGTCTTGAAGACTATAAAACACATAGATACTGATTTTGAGAATTACTAGACTTGATGATTTCAGGATAGACTTGATGATTTCAAGATAGACTTGctacaaaagcattttttaaataaacatctgGGGGCACAGATCTGACTGTTACCTCAGACCCAGACTAAGATAGGAGGTATGCTAGCTTTTGCAAACCCAATTAAGGCACATAATTCCTCATCGATGAGCATTGTCTCTATCCTTCACTCATTTTGCTCTGATTACATAATATCTTAAGGTTATGCACTAGTTATGTAAGATGCATAACTGTCAATTTTTCATGTATTCCTTATTGCCACGTACACCACTGTGTGCTACCTAACCCTGAAGTTTGTCTAAAGCCACCTTCTCTATCATCTCTTTGGATTGACATTAGTTTCTTAGgtcataaataaaacacattaatttCTAGCAAAAGCCATGGCATATGCAAAATTCAAAAATACTTGGGCAATTTCATTATTTCACCTATCTTTTAATGATTGCCGTCACAAACATCAATGacactgtatattttttaaattatctttccacatgaaatgtaaataagataaattttaaaattgctattttttttttttttttacaattttagtcATTAAATGATACTCTTTCTTCTGTGGTATAGTTCTTAaacattctttgctttttaatataaCAGTAATTACATTGGTTTAATGTGATCCATTGGCAATGTTCGATAACATAGCAACAAAAAGTGTGCTCTGTAAGAATCAAAGTTGAGCAGTTCAGGCTGGGATGTTTATACACATTTACATTTCCTGAGAATTCACTCCTAGATAATCCACTGAATTTGGCCATTGATGGTCAGTAAAGGAAAGTTAACCTTATGTATTAgacatacacatttaaaatatatgcagaaaagcattttctgacttaggtcaattttttaaaatctttgttagCTAAATAATATAACTAAGGgtcaaaattagttttaaattttcaaaatattacttaaatatttaaaattattacttgtAAAGTGGGGTAAAGCATATAATTATTCCCATTACACAACTATCCCACAatagatttataaaataagaagcaattaaaaactaaagaagCTTAATTCAAGAAGTTGTGAATATTAATATTACATTCATGTCAAtctatttttagtaaattttatattattatgtttGTACTGTTAGCtttcataaaatttatgttttatttctttcagatacATCATTCATTTGTGTATATGATACACCCAGCTCAAATATATGGAAAATCAGAGAAACATCTCAGAATTCATTCTTTTGGGACTTTCTTATGAAcagaacatacaaatattttgctttgtgctctttttattctgttatgtTGCCCTGTTGGTAGGAAAACTTCTGATCCTTATATCCATTCAATGCAGCCCTCTTTTTAACCAACCAATGTACTATTTCCTCAGCCACTTATCCTCCATGGACATCTGCTATACCTCTAGTGTTACACCCAAATTAATTGGTGACTTGCTAGAGGGAACAAAAACCATTTCTTATGATAACTGCATGTTACAGGCCTTTGCCATGCACTTCTTTGGCAGTATTGAGATCTTTATTCTCACTGCCATGGCCTTTGATCGCTATGTTGCCATCTGCAAACCTCTCCATTACACGACTATCATGAATAGGACAAGATGCAATCTCCTAGTCTTagctggctgggctggtggggtCCTCCATTCCTTTCCTCAATTGTCTATGACAGTCCGGTTGCCTTTTTGTGGTCCTAATGAAATCGATCACTATTTTTGTGATATCTTCCCTTTGCTTAAAATTGCCTGTACTGATACCTACGTCACTGGTATCCTTGTGGTTGCCAATTCAGGACTTATCCTCTTAGTTATCTTTGTcgtcttatttatttcttatgtCATTATATTATTCACTCTAAGAAATCACTCAGGTGAGGGAAGACGCAAAGCCCTCTCTACCTGTGGGTCTCACATCACTGTGGTCATCTTATTTTTTGGACCTTCAATCTTTATCTACCTTAGACCTCCTACTACTTACCCtgaggataaaatatttgcactaTTTTATACCACCATCGCTCCTATGTTCAATCCCTTAATCTATACGCTGagaaatacagagatgaaaaaagcCATAAGAAAAGTTTGGTGTCAAAGATTAGTTTCAAAGGAActacaaaattaatttgaagaaGCATATGTACAAGcaatgttataaaagaaaaaggcttgATAGGAATTTTAGAAGCCAAAATTATCTCATAGATTTTATATTCTGTCACTATATGAATGGAATGATTGAGAAAAATAGAAGTTAGAAATTTAAAGAAGTAACTGAACCCACACTAATTTTTGCATACCAACATAATTGAAAACTTGGTTAATTTTGTGGAATATTGTGGTGGTGTATGTAGGGTTAcctgcaggaaaaacaaaacaaaacaaaatatctggGTCAAAGCAAATAAGGCAATGCTGTATTGATCTTGGATagtaaagaaaagtattttaatgatAATTCTATTCAAAATTCTAGGCTTATGGGCCAGTCCATATAGTGACACATGTTATGTAGTAGAGAAGTtgaaatataagataaaataattccCTTAGATTTGTGGTagaacatttacatatatattctccaGTGACATTCAGAAATCAATTGTGCAACAAAGAAATCAGTGTGGTAGAATCTGTTTTAACTTGTTTTCTGATGGTCAATTCTCctgatttcacattaaaaaaaataataactagtaaaaacagaatgaaaatcaaTACAGGATGGTTAAAACATAATTAACTGTTTTTCCACCTATTGATCAGAATAcgaaatattttccataaaactTACAGAACTGAATAGTAAAATGTAAGTGCTGACAAACCCTTACCTGCCTGAAATGATAAGTAAGTGGCTAGTCAGTTACTGGATTGAGAATTAAAGATCTTTCCTGCTACAACAAAGGGAACAGAAAACTagcaaaagacaaataatacatgatctaaatcaaagaaacaagcCACAGCATTTTGGCTGCACATGGATGtctatagcaactttatttataattgccaaaccTTGTAAACAACTAATATGTCCTGCAGGTGAGTAGATAAATGGTGATACACCcagacaatggaacattattcagcgctgaaaagaaatgagctatcaagccatgaaaatatgcaggaaacttaaatgcctattactaagtgaaagaagttgaTCTAAAAAGGCTGCCTATGGTATGATTTCaaatatatgacattctagaaaaggcaaaaccatgggAAATCAAAAAAG
This Camelus ferus isolate YT-003-E chromosome 10, BCGSAC_Cfer_1.0, whole genome shotgun sequence DNA region includes the following protein-coding sequences:
- the LOC102508103 gene encoding olfactory receptor 4P4-like, producing the protein MENQRNISEFILLGLSYEQNIQIFCFVLFLFCYVALLVGKLLILISIQCSPLFNQPMYYFLSHLSSMDICYTSSVTPKLIGDLLEGTKTISYDNCMLQAFAMHFFGSIEIFILTAMAFDRYVAICKPLHYTTIMNRTRCNLLVLAGWAGGVLHSFPQLSMTVRLPFCGPNEIDHYFCDIFPLLKIACTDTYVTGILVVANSGLILLVIFVVLFISYVIILFTLRNHSGEGRRKALSTCGSHITVVILFFGPSIFIYLRPPTTYPEDKIFALFYTTIAPMFNPLIYTLRNTEMKKAIRKVWCQRLVSKELQN